A single region of the Neodiprion pinetum isolate iyNeoPine1 chromosome 5, iyNeoPine1.2, whole genome shotgun sequence genome encodes:
- the LOC124220322 gene encoding dual oxidase-like: MSVIILLLLYYGIPSGQPQNSTKPPDPHGVPPPDNGSYKSDLLLNWLISGCSSKTCHPEFRKDPYEYEGFDGWYNNFGRPDLGAVDTPLLRRSKAAYRDGVYQPSGYNRPNPLELSENLLNGTVATLSNTGRNAFLVFFGQQVVEEILDAQRAACPPEYFNIKIPENHRYLKLNKEMPVLRTRYDARTGYSPNNPRQQLNEITPYLDGGLIYGTTKAWSDVLRTNKDGKIEPKGLLAASDDGLFPIINNVRLPMANPPPPHNHSEYINRHYTEKVDRFFRLGNPRGNENPYLFTFGVLWFRWHNYIANHISKFNKDWSSDKIFNEARKWVIASQQHIVVEEWLPEWLGSNLEPYKGYDPSVDPQIDQFFQAAAFRFGHTLVPAGVQTRKSAKDRCGRGKIIRTCNSFWRPMEAILEAVDYNTSLSVGMERLIMGMTGQLCETEDHKIVEDLRGNVFGPLEFSRRDLMAINIQRARDHGLPDYNTVREIFGLSRITKESDFVHVTREAQQALLKLYNKKFDDIDLWVGGIMETNNGPGELFQKIIKDQFQRIRDGDRFWYNNGKNGLFTEPEIMRIKQLSFYHILLAVTDIKANDIQRQLFKVPTKDDDVKKTCNNEFKEKTNCFNTISCFHITPRPEEVNKIPCSQPGTYDYFSTSDVSFILTFLGLSAFIVGLIVTLGVTLAIRRKELRRVMPINVHDADENMDHVHSATEWINHRKPLRPILVTLNVARKKIEVANQHGSPLRALDMNRNLETKIYIPTDEAYVMIKVEHNYDLIIKFANDHLRNVFLKHFDRFSTNINMNCNKVHNLTKVSMLKQSVTQKDRQKQLDRFFRSIFALLWNHTSTSQTKLSQADLNRLIGEKLAKDVMYTELTLYEFAEVLSMPPESNFVKKMFEWADNNKNGLISFREFIAVMTVFYNGSAEEKTELLFNMYDINAKGTLSRDDFANLLRSLVETYKVDLNKDDLDQAIRSTMHAAGLADKQDIDLMDFQRLLKDYKQQLKLEFNIPVQQGKAQKLASRAQRARESFYDDPRELRKRVGGKLEKEAEEPIDKNIEIIKTSMSTGTYWYPITKYIADKQLQIFWLFLYTTVLIAIFAERAYYYQVEREHTGLRRISGPGVTLTRGAASAMMFTYATLLVTMSQNTITVLRETFLHQYIPFDLSLDMHKYVAIWALVFTMLHVMGHAVNFYHISTQTADDLTCLFPNFFHSTHEIPKFHYWCWQTITGITGVVLTILTAVIFLFSIPLIRRRLYNWFRYTHSMYPIFFILMILHGTGRLVQEPFTHYYLLGPLILFTIDKIITVTRKTSELQIVQADCLPSGVTCLKFEKPSDFQYKSGQWIRIACTDLNPNEYHPFTLSSSPNEPKLSVHIRAVGPWTHDIRYRVDPTLMKDSEMKLPKIRIDGPYGESAQDWYKYKTAIMIGGGIGVTPFSSILKDIVYKSNIHQSLGCQKVYFLWITRTQRQFEWMVDILRELEVADKNKVVTAHIFITQFYEKFDVRTVLLYMCERYFQGESNRSLFTGLEAVTHFGRPDFLKFFRAIRRLNSKNHTVGVFSCGSRSMVQSVGQACTTLNRDTNDDGIFKHHYQSF; the protein is encoded by the exons ATGTCTGTGATCATACTGCTGTTATTGTACTACGGCATTCCTTCTGGGCAGCCACAGAATAGCACAAAGCCACCAG ATCCACACGGTGTTCCACCACCCGATAATGGGAGCTATAAAAGTGACCTGCTTCTGAACTGGCTAATTTCGGGTTGCTCGAGCAAAACCTGTCACCCAGAGTTCCGCAAAGACCCGTACGAGTATGAAGGATTCGATGGATGGTACAATAATTTCGGACGACCAGATCTAGGAGCGGTTGACACACCACTGTTAAGGAGAAGCAAAGCAGCTTACAGAGACGGAGTGTATCAACCATCAGGATATAACAGACCCAACCCATTGGAATTAAGCGAAAACTTGTTAAACGGAACTGTAGCAACGCTATCAAACACTGGAAGAAACGcatttctcgttttttttg GTCAGCAAGTCGTGGAGGAAATTTTAGATGCCCAAAGGGCGGCTTGTCCACCAGAATATTTCAACATTAAAATACCAGAAAACCACAGATatctgaaattaaataaagagATGCCGGTATTGCGAACACGATACGATGCGCGAACAGGATATTCACCGAACAATCCTCGTCAGCAG CTGAATGAAATCACCCCGTACCTCGACGGAGGGCTTATCTACGGTACTACGAAAGCGTGGTCTGATGTTTTGCGTACGAATAAGGATGGCAAAATTGAGCCAAAAGGATTGCTCGCAGCATCGGACGACGGATTGTTCCCAATAATAAACAATGTTAGATTGCCGATGGCTAATCCGCCTCCTCCACATAATCACAGTGAATACATTAACCGGCATTACACCGAGAAAGTGGACAGATTTTTCA GGCTGGGAAATCCACGGGGTAATGAAAACCCTTATCTCTTTACTTTTGGAGTGCTGTGGTTCCGGTGGCACAATTACATCGCAAACCACATAAGTAAATTCAACAAGGACTGGTCGAgtgataaaatattcaacgaaGCTAGGAAATGGGTTATCGCTTCCCAACAGCACATCGTTGTAGAGGAATGGCTGCCGGAATGGCTTGGCAGCAACTTAGAACCATATAAAG GCTATGATCCCAGTGTGGATCCACAGATAGATCAGTTCTTTCAAGCAGCTGCGTTTCGCTTCGGACACACTCTGGTACCAGCAG GCGTTCAAACGAGGAAATCTGCAAAGGATAGGTGtggaagaggaaaaataatacgaaCGTGTAACAGTTTCTGGCGACCAATG GAAGCTATTTTAGAAGCAGTAGATTACAATACGTCGCTGAGCGTTGGCATGGAGAGACTAATAATGGGCATGACTGGACAGTTGTGCGAGACGGAAGATCATAAAATTGTTGAGGATTTAAGGGGCAATGTGTTTGGACCACTGGAATTTTCCAGGCGTGATTTAATGGCTATTAATATTCAGCGAGCCCGTGATCACGGACTTCCAGATTACAATACGGTCCGAGAGATATTCGGCTTGTCACGTATCACTAAAGAATCTGACTTTGTACACGTCACCCGCGAG GCACAACAAGCGCTTCTAAAGCTCTACAATAAAAAGTTCGACGACATCGATCTTTGGGTAGGTGGAATAATGGAGACTAATAACGGACCTGGGGagttgtttcaaaaaataataaaagaccAGTTCCAACGCATCCGAGACGGTGATAGATTTTGGTacaataatggaaaaaatgg ATTATTCACCGAACCTGAAATAATGCGTATAAAACAATTATCTTTCTATCATATACTATTAGCCGTGACAGATATAAAGGCAAACGACATTCAAAGACAGCTGTTCAAAGTTCCAACTAAAG ATGACGATGTGAAAAAAACATGCAACAATGAATTTAAGGAAAAAACGAACTGTTTTAACACAATTTCTTGTTTCCATATAACACCAAGACCTGAGGAAGTAAACAAGATACCGTGTTCTCAACCGGGAAcgtacgattatttttcgaccaGTGACGTATCGTTCATACTGACTTTTCTTGGTCTATCGGCATTCATAGTTG GACTTATTGTCACCCTGGGAGTAACGCTGGCAATAAGACGCAAGGAATTGAGAAGAGTAATGCCAATAAATGTGCATGATGCTGACGAAAATATGGACCATGTTCATTCCG CCACTGAATGGATCAATCACAGAAAACCACTACGACCTATACTCGTAACGTTGAAtgttgcgagaaaaaaaatcgaagtgGCAAATCAACACGGTTCTCCATTGCGAGCTCTGGACATGAATCGCAACTTGGAAACAAAG ATTTACATACCAACCGATGAAGCTTACGTGATGATTAAAGTGGAACACAATTACGAtcttataataaaatttgcaaatgaTCACTTGCGAAATGTATTCCTGAAGCATTTTGATAGATTTTCTACCAACATCAACATGAATTGCAATAAAGTGCATAATTTAACAAAGGTGTCAATGCTGAAGCAGTCTGTAACACAGAAGGATAGACAAAAACAATTGGACAGATTCTTTCGAAGTATATTTGCactg CTTTGGAACCACACGAGTACATCACAGACAAAGCTTTCTCAAGCAGATCTCAATAGATTAATAGGAGAGAAGCTAGCCAAGGATGTGATGTATACTGAGCTGACACTATACGAATTTGCCGAAGTTTTAAGTATGCCTCCCGAGTCAAATTTCGTTAAAAAG ATGTTTGAGTGGGCCGACAACAACAAAAATGGATTGATATCGTTTCGGGAATTTATAGCCGTGATGACGGTGTTTTACAACGGCTCTGCAGAGGAAAAAACGGAATTGTTGTTTAACATGTACGACATAAATGCTAAGGGTACATTGAGCAGAGACGATTTTGCAAACTTGTTAAG ATCACTAGTGGAAACGTATAAAGTAGATTTGAATAAAGACGACTTGGATCAGGCTATACGATCAACAATGCACGCAGCTGGGCTAGCAGACAAGCAAGACATTGATTTGATGGATTTTCAACGCTTGCTTAAAGACTACAAGCAGCAGCTAAAGCTAGAATTCAACATTCCTGTGCAACAAGGTAAAGCGCAAAAACTTGCAAGCAGAGCTCAAAGAGCAAGAGAAAGCTTCTACGACGATCCCAGAGAATTACGTAAAAGAGTTGGAGGTAAATTAGAAAAAGAGGCGGAAGAACCCATCGAcaagaatattgaaataatcaaAACTTCGATGTCTACGGGGACATACTGGTATCCAATTACAAAGTACATTGCCGATAAGCAGCTGCAGATTTTCTGGCTCTTCTTATACACAACAGTGCTAATAGCGATATTTGCCGAACGTGCTTACT ATTATCAAGTTGAACGAGAGCACACTGGATTACGACGGATATCAGGACCTGGAGTGACCTTAACAAGAGGTGCTGCATCGGCAATGATGTTCACTTATGCAACTTTACTCGTAACGATGTCTCAGAACACCATAACTGTGCTCAGAGAAACTTTTCTGCATCAATATATACCGTTCGATTTGAGTTTAGATATGCACAAGTACGTTGCCATCTGGGCCCTAGTTTTTACCA TGCTGCACGTCATGGGTCATGCCGTTAACTTCTACCACATATCAACACAAACAGCTGATGACTTGACCTGCTTATTCCCAAACTTCTTTCATTC AACACACGAGATACCAAAGTTCCACTACTGGTGCTGGCAAACAATTACAGGAATAACAGGCGTTGTGCTAACTATTTTGACGGCAGTGATATTCCTATTTTCTATACCCTTAATAAGAAGAAGGCTATACAACTGGTTCCGCTACACACATTCTATGTACCCAATATTCTTCATCCTCATGATTCTCCACGGCACTGGACGATTAGTTCAG GAACCATTCACCCATTATTACCTCCTCGGACCGCTGATTCTCTTcacaatagataaaataataacagtgaCGAGGAAAACTTCGGAGTTACAAATCGTACAAGCAGACTGTCTGCCCTCAG GAGTAACGTGCCTCAAGTTCGAAAAGCCATCAGATTTCCAATACAAATCTGGACAATGGATCAGAATAGCTTGCACGGATTTGAACCCAAACGAGTACCATCCTTTTACACTATCGTCTTCACCTAACGAACCGAAACTTTCAGTTCACATCAGAGCAGTAGGCCCTTGGACTCATGATATTCGATATAGGGTAGACCCAACTCTGATGAAGGACTCAGAAATGAAGCTTCCAAAG aTTCGAATCGATGGCCCGTACGGGGAAAGCGCACAGGACTGGTACAAGTACAAAACAGCCATAATGATAGGTGGTGGAATTGGAGTGACCCCGTTCTCTTCGATACTAAAGGATATAGTATACAAATCGAATATCCACCAAAGTTTGGGATGTCAAAAG GTATACTTTTTATGGATAACAAGGACTCAACGGCAGTTTGAGTGGATGGTCGACATATTAAGAGAGCTGGAAGTGGCGGATAAGAACAAAGTTGTAACAGCTCATATATTCATAACGCAGTTTTATGAGAAATTTGATGTCCGCACAGTATTGCTG taCATGTGCGAGCGTTATTTTCAAGGGGAATCGAACAGATCATTGTTCACCGGACTTGAAGCAGTTACGCATTTCGGACGGCCTGatttcctaaaatttttcagggCAATTCGCAGATTAAATTCTAAA AATCATACCGTCGGAGTATTCAGCTGTGGATCTCGATCGATGGTACAATCTGTTGGTCAAGCGTGCACTACGCTTAACAGAGACACAAACGACGACGGCATATTCAAACATCACTACCAGTCGTTTTAA